Part of the Pseudoalteromonas aliena SW19 genome, CTTACGAGCAACCTTTAAACTCGTTAGACATGGTTTATAGTTATTACCCTACCTTTAACACCACGCTGACATTTAAGGTGAAGAATATGTTAGGACAAAATTTTGAAGTTAATCAAAATGATGTGTTAATACGTTCTCAAGAAACACCGAGAGAGTTGAGCTTAAGCTTTAGTTATGAATTTTAACACTCTCTAATAAATAGCAGTTACAGTAAGTATTACTTAGCCCTACCAAATGTAGGGCTTTTTATTGCTTGTTATTTATGAAATCAATAATAGTGTCGTAAGGGGGATGGTAATACCAACCTGCATAAATCTTTGCCTAGTTCTAGCGTAATTTTCTTAACGTTAAATAGACCCCATATATAAGTAGATTGGTATAAATAGTGTTTTGGTTATGTGCCTAAGTGAATGAGCATTAATTTAACCGATTACGGCTCATACTTTAGAGAATCCGCTAATTATTTTTGAACCTAGTTTGGGTATTGCAAGATTTAGGCTTTGCGTGTAATCAACACGATGCCAAATTGAACTGATAATCAGTGGCTAGTTTCTTTCAAACAATATGCTTTACTCGCAACTTTTAAGTTACATTATAAAATATTTTTGTTTTATGGATAGCGTAACTGAGGCTACGATGAACTTAGGGTTATTCGAATGCACATTTACAACGTTCCTTCTACATTTTTTGGGTAAACTCCGATACCCAGTTCTTCATATGATCTTATACACTTAGTTTATGCTTTTTCAGTTATTCAAAAAATTAGTGTTATTAAGCAAAATATAGGGTAGATATTTAATTTAATGGATAGGCTTTTTTACCATATTTTGGATCCATGCGGTCATACTATCAGCAGACATGGGTTTGGCAATATAATACCCTTGCCCGAGACGGCACCCCATATCAATTAAGACCTGTTCATGCTCTAAAGATTCTACTCCTTCTGCAATCAGGTTATAGCCAAACGCTTGACTGAGCGCCACAATACAGGTGACGATGGATCTATCTTCACCGTCTGATAGGAGTTTTTTGATAAAACTTTTATCTATTTTTAAAGTGTCTAATGGTAATTTTTTTAAATAGCTTAAAGAGGCATAGCCTGTACCAAAATCATCTAAGGCAATATTAACCCCTAAATTACGACAACCTTCAAGCACATCTACAGCTTGGTCAATGTTTCCAATTGTTGTGCTTTCTAGAATTTCTAATTCTAGTGTCTTAGATCCCATGCTATGTGTACTTAATAATAGGTCGTTTAAATTTTCGACAAAACCCTCACTGAGTAAATGTGCTGGAGAGATATTAACACTCATGGCTAGCTGTGTATTTTGCCAAATTTCATGTTGTTTTAAGGCTTCGCATAGCACCCACTCACCCATTAAAATCCCAATACAGGGATGCTCTAGTGCATCAGAAAAGTCAGCTGGATATAGCAAACCTAAAGTTGGATGATTCCAGCGTATTAATGCTTCAACGCCTATTAAACGCTGGTCTGTCATGTCTACCTTTGGTTGATAATGTAAAATAAATTCGTTACGGGCAATCCCTTTTTCGGCGGCCATTAGTAGAGTATGTTTAGCATGTCTTCGGCTTTCTTCTTCAGGATCATAAAATAGAACTTTATTCGTACCTAAGGTCTTAGCTTGATACATGGTTTGGTCTGCTCTGCGTAGAATATCATCACAGCTTAAACCAGCATCATTGGTAAGAGCCACTCCAATACTTGCTGACGCTTGTACTGAGCAAGCGTATTCCTTTAATAGAATAGGGTCATTGATCTCAATAAGAACATTTTGCAGAAGATCTTCATATTCTTGATTTGTGTGTAAGGATCCTTTTAATAGCAGGACAAATTCATCACCTCCAATACGTGCAAGGGTGTCTTCTTTACGAGCAATAAGCTTTAGTCGGTTGGCGATGGTTGTTAAAACAAAATCTCCTATTTCATGCCCGTATTTATCGTTAATGGGTTTGAAATTATCTAAATCTAGATAGGCAACAGCGAGTGTCTGCCCAGAAGCGATCGCATTGCTAAGCTGTTCGAGTAAGGTTGGCCGACTGGCTAACCCCGTTAAACTGTCATAATGTGCCATATTATGGAGGTTTTTCTCTAACGTGGCTCGTTGAATTGAGCTAGATATAGAATGCAAAAGTTGAGTACTCTTTAATTTATCTTTTAATAAATAGTCACTTGCACCAAGTCGCATAGCTTCAGCTGCAATATTTTCATCGCCTAGGCCCGTGACCATTATAACGGCACAATGATGATTCACAGACTTTCTAATGTTACTGAGTAAGGTAAGCCCTGAACTGATCCCCAACCGATAATCAACAATAATACAATCAAACTCTTTTTTTTCTAGACAAGACATAGAATCTTCTAACGAAGAGGCTTCAAAAATGTTAGCTTGCATACTAGAACGAGAGACCATACGACGTATTAGCTCCCTATCAATACTATTGTCATCAACAATGAGAAGGTTAACGCTATCGGACAGATCAAATTTTTCCATTGTATTTACCCTGTTCATCATAATCATAGCTCTTCTCAAAACGATCTATGTGAGCTCAATCGCATTCATATATGCATCCATAAGCTTTGCTAACTTAGCAAACTGAGGGCCTATAGAACTTTTTACCATGTAGCCTGCCACATTGTTGTGGTACGCTCGGGTTCGGTCACTGTCTTCGTTTGACGTACTAAGAATAAATACCACAGTATCGTGCAGCTTTATATCAAGGCGAATCTGCTCTAAAAATTCGAACCCGTTCATCACTGGCATATTTAAATCTAGTAATACCAAATATGGTTCAGCTATCCTTCCTGATTGATCCTGTTCTCGTAATGCATCAAGGGCCAACTGCCCATTTTGTTTCCAGTTGACTTTAATTGCAGGCTCCACTTTTCTTAAGCTGCGCATAACTGATTCTGCAGCCACATCATCGTCTTCTACGAGTAATATTGTCAGATTCTTAATCATTGATTTCTTTCCTTGCAAAACGAGGCCACCAAACATGGAATGTTACTCCTCTTTGTGGTTGATTCGACGTAACATTAAGCTTTCCTCCGTGCGCTTCTGTAAGCCGTCGGCTTATGGATAAGCCAATACCTGCCCCTTGTCTTTCGCCTGAAGTTGTCGTTTGAAATAAGCTAAAAATACGTTCATAAGCTGCTTCTGGTATTCCCGGTCCATCATCAGAAACGGTTAAATGGCAGAGAGTATTCTCTGCAACAGATCGAATTAAAATAATTCCTTCTTCACGGTCATGGTGTCCGATGGCATTACTCACCAAATTGCGAATAACAGTTTCAAGTGGTGTCCATGCAGACACAATACTGTCGAGTTGAATGTCTTTTTTAAGCTTTATACCCACAGGAAATTCTAATAACTCCTCTACATTATTGACCAACTTATTGATATCGATTTTTTGTGTATCCAGTGTGGCCTTACCTGCTTTTGCATAGTCTAATAAGTTATCGATTAACGTTTCCATTTTTAAAATACGTTCATCAATACGCGTTAAATTGTGCTGTACCTCATCTGTCGTTGTCCCCAGATCTTCTTTAATCCATTCAACTAAATTAGAAATTCCTCTCAATGGAGAACGTAAGTCATGGGAAGCCACATAAGTAAATTCCTTTAGGCTAGTATTGTTTTCCTTTAGCTCTACTTCCATTCTCTTTCGATCGCTAATGTCCAATAGCGAGACAAATACCATGTCTTCATTATTCGTGTTCTCAAAAGGGCTTAAACCTATTTCTACAGGAAACTCTTTGCCGTCTTTATTTAGCGCGGTTAAGTCTCTTCCAACTCCCATACTTCTTATGCTGGGCGCTTGATGAAATGAATGACGCAGCCCTGCATGATGTCCTTGATAGCGTTTTGGTAATAGCATTTCCATTTTTTTATCTAATAACTCTTCTTCACTGTAACCAAAAGAGGAGCAAATCGATTTATTCACTGATTGAATAATGCCATTTTTATCTATTATTAAAACCCCATGTGGTACAGCCTGAATAGAGCGTTGAAACATATTATTAGCGCGAAGCCTTTGTGAAATATCTACCAGCGTTGCTAATACTAATTCTTGTTTTCCGCGTATGGGGTTTAAGCCTATTTCAATCGGAATTTGAGCGCCATTTTTTTGACTGGCAAACAATTCACGACCTGCACCCATTAAACGTTTTCTAGGCTTTGCAAAAAACTGGCTCATTAAATGTGTATGATTGGATTTAAATTGTGAAGGAAGTAAACTGTCTATGTTCATTCCTATAAGCTCTGAGTCAGTGTAGCCAAGTATTTCAGACAGTTGATCATTTGCAAAAAGAATTTGAGCCTTAGCATTCACTATCATTGCACCCATAGGCAAGCAATCAACCAATTGCGCCAAAAACGCATTGTCTATTTTAAAATCAGTATTTAAGGGATCAACACCCGTGTTAACTTTAGTTTCGTTCATTTACATACCTATTTAAAAACTACTCATATATGAATAGACGAGGAAATGATGAACATCAAATTAAGGGCGATTATTTTCGCTAAAAACTGTTACCTTTAATAAATTTTCATTATATGTGTCAGGTAATTATATTTAAGGAAGAAAATTCCTGTTTGTTGCTTTGTCCAAGCGTTCTATTTTTACATCGTAAAATAGCAAATCTTATTAAACAAAATAAAGGTAGATTCAACTTCGAAGTAACGTCAATAAACTAGACTTATATAAACGCTACCTTGAGAAAAATAGCGATTATATTACTGACGTTATTGCTGATGTTATTACCTTCTGTGAGCTATACAGAGATATTTAACAAAATACCGAGCATTTCGAATGTGTGGTTACAGAGTACTACTCTTGATATGTTTGCGTTTATCGCTTCACTACGCTTTAATCTAGCTCTCTTATTTTCTGTACTTACATTGATTTCGCACTTTTACCATGGCTATACTTCAGCACTTATGGTGTTATTTGGCCATTGTAAGGCGTTTCTTTGAAAGCTTAAGTAAGAAATTTAATTAGCGGCTGTTTAACTGTATTTTAACTATGTCATTAAATTGGAATGGGTCGTTAGAATCAAATTTAGACTTTATACATCGCAATTATTGACTGGCTGTAATTCGCTCATAACTGTACGTTAGATTGAAACCTCACTTCTACACTGTCAAGATTGATGTGAGCCATTACAGCTAAAGTAGTCAATAGTTACGTGCCCTGCATTTAATACAGGGCTTTGTTAGTTTGATATTTTATTGGCACTTTATAGTTGCATAGAGCTGATAACATTGGTTTTTACTGCCCGTGCTTTTCATGCCCCATGATTGGTTATACCAATCGAAGTCTCCATAGGCGCTTTCATCCTCTCCGCAAGTAATTGTGCTTCCAGATATTTCTTGGTTGTGGCCGCGCTCTTCACAAAATTGATTCCCATTTGTAGAGCCCACAAAAAACTGCTCTAAGCGCCCATTTATCCATACCTTTGGGCTGTAATAGGTTGTTGCAGTATTGACTAGTACGCCTTGTTGCTCTTCCATATTTATTTCTGCGCGTTTAAAAGAGACTTTTTCATTTTCTTTTAATGTCATTGTGCTTGCTGAAAGCGTTGTATCTGCAAATACATTAAGTGATGCTGAACTTAAAGCGAGTAGAGCGAAAGTAAGTGTCTTCATTATCTTTTCCTTTAGTTGAATATAGAATTACACAAAACGTCTTTATTCAATGTGCCTACTAAGCTTGGTAAATACAGGTTTCAACAAAGTTAAGCTTTTATTAAAGTTTAAAATAATCGCTTTATATCATTGTATTTTTTCGCACCATGAAAAATATTTGAGTTACAGTTTATTCACTAGTTTTAGGCTGCTGGTGGTGTTATTTTGACGTTAATGAAAATTAAATCTCACGCAATGAATTTTAATTTTTAATGAATTAGGTAATTTTTATGACTCAAACTTTGGAACAAACAATGAAAAAAGTAGGCTTGGTTGGTTGGCGGGGCATGGTTGGCTCTGTTTTATTAGAGCGAATGCAACAAGAAAATGACTTTGCACTAATCGATACTACTTTTTTTACCACCTCACAAACCGGCCAATTAGGCCCCAATTTAGCGGGTGATGCAAAACCATTGCTTAATGCAAGCGATATTGGCGAGCTTGCTAAAATGGATATTATTATTACCTGCCAAGGTGGTGACTACACCAATGCGGTATACCCTGCACTTCGCGAGTCGGGTTGGGATGGTTACTGGATTGATGCCGCTTCTGCACTGCGTATGAGCGACGACAGTATTATTGTACTCGACCCTGTAAACAAAGATGTAATTAAACAAGGCTTAGATCAAGGTGTTAAAACGTTTGTTGGGGGCAACTGCACGGTATCACTTATGCTACTTGCTTTAGGCGGGTTATTTGAGCAAGACCTAATTGAATGGGTAAGCCCAATGACTTATCAAGCGGCCTCTGGCGCCGGTGCACGTAATATGAAAGAGCTTATTGCACAAATGGGCGCTATTTATGCAAGTGTTGCACAGCAGCTCGACAATCCAAGCTCCGCTATTTTAGAAATTGATAAAATAGTGAGTGAAAAAATGGCAGTAAACGATTTACCGCACGATCAGTTTGGTGTTCCTTTAGCTGGGAGCTTAATTCCTTGGATTGATGTGCCTATGCCAAGCGGCCAATCTAAAGAAGAATGGAAGGCGCAAGTTGAAGCAAATAAAATATTGGGCTCATCTAAACAGCCGGTGCCAATTGATGGCTTGTGTGTACGTATTGGTGCTATGCGTTGCCACAGTCAAGCGATGACCATTAAACTACGTGAAGACATTAGCGTTGAAAGAATTGAAGAAATATTAGCGTCTCATAATGAATGGGTAAAAGTTATCCCTAACGAACGTGAAATTAGCGCCACAGATTTAACCCCAGTGAAAGTAACAGGCACTTTGAACATTCCTGTTGGCCGTATTCGTAAATTAGCAATGGGAGCAAAATATATTAGCGCATTTACAGTCGGCGATCAGCTTTTATGGGGAGCAGCAGAGCCACTTCGTCGTATGCTGCGCATTATCGTTGGTTAGTCGTAATGTATTTTAATAATTAAGCATCATTAAAAAGGGTTGGCAAAACACTAACCCTTTTTAATATAAAGGTTAATAACTTACAGGCTTAATTTTACACTATGCATAAACGACGACATTTTTGCCTTTATGTTTAGCGTTATATAAGGCTTTATCGGCTTGATTTATTGCACTTTCAACAGTCATGTTGTGACATTGTATGTTGATTGCTCCAAAACTTGCTGTGACATTAATAGATTGCTCGTTAAGATCAAAAGGCTCATTTGCTAACGCAAGTCTTAGCTGTTCTGGTATTGCTTTAGCTTTTTCTTCACTGTTACTGGTTGCGAGTATAACAAATTCCTCACCACCAATTCGACCAAATAAGTCATTCGTATTTATATGACTAGTGACTCTTTTTACCGCTTCAATGAGCACTGAGTCGCCGTTAGCGTGGCCGTAATCATCATTTATCTTTTTAAAGTTATCTATGTCCCAATAAATTAAACTCATGTATTGCTCAGTGCACTTTTCAGCTAATTTGGCTTGGCTTTTTTGATAAAATCCTCGACGGTTTAAACAACCTGTTAGTACATCTGTCATTGCTAAATTTTCCATTTCATCGGCCAGATCAGAAGCCATAATAAATATGATAAATACAGCCATACCAACATTTGCTGTAGGGACGGTAAGAAAATTAATAAGGTTGTATAACTCAATGTATTCGCGATTAACTTGACTGCCTTGCATAAGCGCTACCGTGGCGGCAAAAAATAAAAATATTCCGCATAAAATATAAGTAATAGAGGCACCTATTTCTGCAGGGAGTGATTTTTGCTTATGCTTTAGAATGATCGCAGCGTTGAGCACCAATAAAATAACATCGTAATAAATATACAAGGACATAAACAGGCCCACATGTACATTTACAGCTTTAAAGTAATAAACGGCTGCAAGTGTGATTATGGCAAGAAAAATTAAATATCGGATACGTATGCTTGAATTTACTCTTATGCAATGTCCCCACGTGCCAAGTAGCACTGAGCCAACTGAAAAACTACTTGCCAGCATCCATACTGTTATATCTGAGGAGAACAGTGATCTGCCTAAAATAGTTGCCCATTGACATACTGATAGAGTAAAAGCACCAGTCCAAAGTAATGCATATTGCTTTTTACCTAAAGTGAACCAAGACATTAAAAAAATGATAGCCCAGATAATACTGGTCAAAAGAAGAGTAACTAATATGTAAGAAAGTGGGTTCATATATGCTCTATTTTAAGACGCGTTAGCTTAACTTTAGTTGAGTATATTTATTTATTCGAGTTACGTTCACGCAATTATTTCAGCTAAACATAGCTAACTGTCTAAAGCTATTTATAACACTGGTATAGCGCTTGCTATAAAATTTTAGTAAAGCCGTTATTGATAAGAAATAACTTTATTTTGGGGTATTTAAAGCGGTGTATACGTGGTGTTTTTACAATTGTATGTTGTTTTTACATATTTTAATTACTTACAGAGTTACATATAAAGGAAATTAAAATGAGTTTATCTTCTAAACTTTTATTCAGTAAATGGTTTAATGCTTTGGTTGTTGTTTTATTGGTGTCCCTTATTATCAGGATCGCTGCACCTCATGCGATTCAGTATTATGTAAATTATCAACTTAAACACACACAAGGTATTACTGGACATGTAGGCGATGTTGATTTGTTTTTATACAAAGGGGCCTATGCCATTGATGATATAGAAATTTATGCTGTCGATTCCGTTTCTGCCCCTAAACCATTACTTGGTGTAGAAACACTTAATTTTTCACTTGCATGGTCAGCACTTCTTAAAGGCAATGTAGTGACTAACATGGTGTTTACCCGCCCAGAAATTGTTATTTATGATAAAGATCCCAATACAGTAGAGCAAAATCAACAAGTAAAAGATGAAACAACATGGGTTGGACTTGCAAACAATTTAGTTTTGTTTTCTATTGATAGTTTGATGGTTAAACAAGGAAACGTAACGTTAGTTAATGTGACTAACAATACGGAGCAACCCACTTTTGTATCAAATATTAATGCTCGCATTAAAAATATCACAAATGCACAAAATTTAGAAAATCCTCTTGTAACATCGTTAAACATTGAAGGAAAACTAATGGGAGAGGCGATGTTAAAGCTCAGTGGCAAGCTTAATCCTTTTAGCAAACAGGCTAATTTTGATTTAAATGCTGAAGTGCAACGCTTTTCAGTTAAAAACCTCGACACTGTGTTTAAAGTATACACACCATTTGATATTGAAGCTGGTGGAATAGATGGCGCTATGGAACTTGTGGCTAAAGATAATAATTTAACGGGTTATGTAAAAGCAGGTGTTCAAAACTTACGAGTCTTCTCTTGGCGTGAAGATATTGAAAAAGATGATGATGAGATATTCACGGTCATATTTGAGGGAAGTGTTGATTTACTCAGCAGCATACTTGAAAACGATGAATCAAAGCTCGTTGCAGCACGTATTCCTATTGAAGGGCAATTAAATAATACTGATGTTTCGACTTTTCAAGCTGTTGTATCGGTTTTAAAAAATGCCTTTTTTGATGCATTTAATATGAAAATAGATGACGTTATATCATTTGAAAATACAAAAAAGCAGCAAGCTGAAAAATAGCAAATATGAATAGGGCGGTTTATTCTAATGGATCTTAAGTGGCACCAAACCTTATAGAGACAGGTGCCACTTATACAGATCTAGGCCTTTTCTCTAATAATACTTTTAACTCCGCAATTTGCGTTTTTAATTCGTTTACTTGCCCTTGTGTTGCGGGCAGCGAGTCATTATCAGCAAGTTCTTCTCGTGCATTACGATGCTCTTCACCCATAACTTCTAAAATGGCACCTACCATCATGTTTAAAAAGACAAAAGCGGTTAAAAATATAAACGTTAGGTAATAAACCCAACTTAGCTCGTATACCGCCATTGTTTCGTACATTATGTCGGTCCAGTCTTCAAATGTGGCGATTCTAAACAAAGTTAACATTGAAATGGATACGTCTTGCCAAAGGACAGGGTTAATATCAGCAAACATCATGCTGCCCATTGCGGCGTAAATATAAAAAATAACAAACATGAGCAGCGCTATATAGCCCATTTGTGGAATTGCTTTGAGTAGTGAGTTTACTAATAAGCGTAACTCTGGGATCATAGAGACTAACCGTAACACTCTAAATATTCGTAATAATCGCGCAATTAACATAGTAGAGCCTGCAGCAGGGTATAAACTGCCAAGTACTATAATGGTATCAAATATATTCCATCCTTTAGAAAAAAAGTTTTTTATACCTTTACTTGCAATAAAGCGAATTACTAACTCAATTAAAAAAAAGGCGGTAATGCCAATGTCCATCCAATATAAGGCAAGCTCTACGGTTGGATGGAGTGAATAAGTATGTGCACCTACAGTAAGGGCAGAAACAATAATGACAGCTATAACAAATGATTGAAATATCTTGCTTTTGTCTATACGCTGAAACGACGTTTGTAACTGCGACATCATAATAAGGGGTCCTGTGAAAAGTAAGGTTTTATCGCGCTAATATACAATAATATTGCCATAATTTAACGCTTTTTTGATATCGAAAGTGTAAGGAAATTTAATGTTTATCAATAAACTAAAAAATAGTGCATTACCGATTATTGGATTATGCCTGTTAGCTGGTTGCAGTTCAGACGCACGCTTTCATGAGGTTCAATCGGCGCGGCTTAATGAATGTAACTATAAAGCAGATAAAGAATATTATGAATGCTTAAATAAACAAGACTCTAATTACGAAGAGTTTAAAAAAAAGCAAAAAGCAGAGACGAAATAAGTTGCGTGATTATTTATGACTAAAACACAAAAGCAGCGAGAGAAACAAATTCGCTTAGCATTAACTGTTGCGTGTGAAGCAATAAAAGAAACAGTAGTTGGCTTTAATTATTTAACACACACAGTCGATTTAAGTAATGAGGAGAGCACGTTAAAGGTACAGTGCTATTTTAATGACGATATTGCGCTTGTCGCTGCTAAACCTCAGCTTGATGAATTAGCGGATATCATATTTACGCAGTTGGCGAGTATTAAACTGAATATTAAACCAGCACAGATTTTATTTTTTGCCAATTAATAGTGGTTTAGTTGGTTTGACAGCACAGTGATGTTTATAATTACATAAATTACTTTAAAGGTTTCAATTATGGCCGTTCCTACGCGTTCGCAAATTTCACCAGGCATAACAGTAAATATTGTATTAAAAGAAGATCAACGCAGCGGTACATTAACCGAAGGTGTTGTTGAGCGCCTTTTAACAAAATCACCAAATCACCCACACGGCATTAAAGTACGTTTAGAAGATGGTCAAGTTGGCCGAGTAAAAGAGATTTTATAATGGCAGCGTTAACAGAGCAGGCTTTTTGGGAATTAGTAACAACACCTGATTTAGGACTCGACCCACAAAGTGTGAGCGATAACCTAAAAACTAAACTTAATGATTTAAGCGATCAACACCTTATTGATTTTGATAAGCACTTTGGCATACATATGCGTAAATGTTTTACCTGGGATTTGTTTGGTGCCGCTTTTGTAATGGCTGGATGTAATGACGACTACGGTTTTAGTGAGTTTAGATGTTGGTTAATTTCTCGAGGTAAAACTGTTTTTGAAAATGCGCTAGTGGATCCCGACTCGATTGCACAGTGTACGCCTGTTTACTATTTAAACGAGCAACCTTATCCATACATCGATGAATATGACTTAATTGCTGGTTTATTATTTGAAGATCGCAATGAAGATGAATTACCGTTTATTCCATCAGGCAGCGATGAACCCAACGGTAAACGTTTTAAAGACAAACCTAAGTTTTTAAAGCAAAGCTACCCTTTATTATTTGCAAAGTACTGGCAGTAGCAATAGCACGTTAATCATTTTGTTGTTCGAGTCCGTATATAAACAGTACCAACAACAAAATGATTGTTAATGCAGTATCTACTTCCTGTAGTGCGACTTCTCTCCTTTTATAGTAAATCTCTGTTATAGTTGTTAAAAGTTATAAAAGCTAAGTGATTAGGCATTTTGCTATTATTTAACACGCTGACTCACGAGGATATATCTACAAAATGAAATACATAACACTCGCTTTATTAACAGTTGCTTTTACAAGCGCAAATGCTTTTTCTGAGCCAAGCAATAAAACCCGCTTTATACCACTTTTAAAATCAAAATTGGGTGCTTATGAGGTGCTATCAACTAACTCTGCATTGTGCGTTGATAGTGAGTTGAGTTTATTAGAGAAAAATAATCCAAGTGCAGGTTTTAAGCTTGGTGAACAAATTATATTTGGTTCGCTACACAATGGCACACAAACAGTTAAAAAGCCGAATTTTTGTTTTATCACTAGTTCGTTAAAGTACAAAAGTGACGGCCTAGATAACGGCTTAAGAATGAGCCGTTGTGAAGACACCGTAAATGAAAAAACAATCAGACAAAGCATTCAATTTTTAGCTAACAATACGCTTAAATATACGTTAAGTGAGCCAAGTGTTGAATGTACGTTTAAAAAGCAAAGTAATAGTAAATAAAGTAGCTTTAATTATTCACAATATATTTTGGGTATATCACGCCAGCGAGTGGTGTACTGAGGAGATAAAAAAT contains:
- a CDS encoding YwbE family protein, producing MAVPTRSQISPGITVNIVLKEDQRSGTLTEGVVERLLTKSPNHPHGIKVRLEDGQVGRVKEIL
- a CDS encoding DUF4240 domain-containing protein, whose amino-acid sequence is MAALTEQAFWELVTTPDLGLDPQSVSDNLKTKLNDLSDQHLIDFDKHFGIHMRKCFTWDLFGAAFVMAGCNDDYGFSEFRCWLISRGKTVFENALVDPDSIAQCTPVYYLNEQPYPYIDEYDLIAGLLFEDRNEDELPFIPSGSDEPNGKRFKDKPKFLKQSYPLLFAKYWQ
- a CDS encoding GGDEF domain-containing protein; its protein translation is MSWFTLGKKQYALLWTGAFTLSVCQWATILGRSLFSSDITVWMLASSFSVGSVLLGTWGHCIRVNSSIRIRYLIFLAIITLAAVYYFKAVNVHVGLFMSLYIYYDVILLVLNAAIILKHKQKSLPAEIGASITYILCGIFLFFAATVALMQGSQVNREYIELYNLINFLTVPTANVGMAVFIIFIMASDLADEMENLAMTDVLTGCLNRRGFYQKSQAKLAEKCTEQYMSLIYWDIDNFKKINDDYGHANGDSVLIEAVKRVTSHINTNDLFGRIGGEEFVILATSNSEEKAKAIPEQLRLALANEPFDLNEQSINVTASFGAINIQCHNMTVESAINQADKALYNAKHKGKNVVVYA
- a CDS encoding DUF748 domain-containing protein, which produces MSLSSKLLFSKWFNALVVVLLVSLIIRIAAPHAIQYYVNYQLKHTQGITGHVGDVDLFLYKGAYAIDDIEIYAVDSVSAPKPLLGVETLNFSLAWSALLKGNVVTNMVFTRPEIVIYDKDPNTVEQNQQVKDETTWVGLANNLVLFSIDSLMVKQGNVTLVNVTNNTEQPTFVSNINARIKNITNAQNLENPLVTSLNIEGKLMGEAMLKLSGKLNPFSKQANFDLNAEVQRFSVKNLDTVFKVYTPFDIEAGGIDGAMELVAKDNNLTGYVKAGVQNLRVFSWREDIEKDDDEIFTVIFEGSVDLLSSILENDESKLVAARIPIEGQLNNTDVSTFQAVVSVLKNAFFDAFNMKIDDVISFENTKKQQAEK
- a CDS encoding ion transporter; translation: MMSQLQTSFQRIDKSKIFQSFVIAVIIVSALTVGAHTYSLHPTVELALYWMDIGITAFFLIELVIRFIASKGIKNFFSKGWNIFDTIIVLGSLYPAAGSTMLIARLLRIFRVLRLVSMIPELRLLVNSLLKAIPQMGYIALLMFVIFYIYAAMGSMMFADINPVLWQDVSISMLTLFRIATFEDWTDIMYETMAVYELSWVYYLTFIFLTAFVFLNMMVGAILEVMGEEHRNAREELADNDSLPATQGQVNELKTQIAELKVLLEKRPRSV
- a CDS encoding response regulator; this translates as MIKNLTILLVEDDDVAAESVMRSLRKVEPAIKVNWKQNGQLALDALREQDQSGRIAEPYLVLLDLNMPVMNGFEFLEQIRLDIKLHDTVVFILSTSNEDSDRTRAYHNNVAGYMVKSSIGPQFAKLAKLMDAYMNAIELT
- a CDS encoding GGDEF domain-containing response regulator encodes the protein MEKFDLSDSVNLLIVDDNSIDRELIRRMVSRSSMQANIFEASSLEDSMSCLEKKEFDCIIVDYRLGISSGLTLLSNIRKSVNHHCAVIMVTGLGDENIAAEAMRLGASDYLLKDKLKSTQLLHSISSSIQRATLEKNLHNMAHYDSLTGLASRPTLLEQLSNAIASGQTLAVAYLDLDNFKPINDKYGHEIGDFVLTTIANRLKLIARKEDTLARIGGDEFVLLLKGSLHTNQEYEDLLQNVLIEINDPILLKEYACSVQASASIGVALTNDAGLSCDDILRRADQTMYQAKTLGTNKVLFYDPEEESRRHAKHTLLMAAEKGIARNEFILHYQPKVDMTDQRLIGVEALIRWNHPTLGLLYPADFSDALEHPCIGILMGEWVLCEALKQHEIWQNTQLAMSVNISPAHLLSEGFVENLNDLLLSTHSMGSKTLELEILESTTIGNIDQAVDVLEGCRNLGVNIALDDFGTGYASLSYLKKLPLDTLKIDKSFIKKLLSDGEDRSIVTCIVALSQAFGYNLIAEGVESLEHEQVLIDMGCRLGQGYYIAKPMSADSMTAWIQNMVKKPIH
- a CDS encoding PAS domain-containing sensor histidine kinase translates to MNETKVNTGVDPLNTDFKIDNAFLAQLVDCLPMGAMIVNAKAQILFANDQLSEILGYTDSELIGMNIDSLLPSQFKSNHTHLMSQFFAKPRKRLMGAGRELFASQKNGAQIPIEIGLNPIRGKQELVLATLVDISQRLRANNMFQRSIQAVPHGVLIIDKNGIIQSVNKSICSSFGYSEEELLDKKMEMLLPKRYQGHHAGLRHSFHQAPSIRSMGVGRDLTALNKDGKEFPVEIGLSPFENTNNEDMVFVSLLDISDRKRMEVELKENNTSLKEFTYVASHDLRSPLRGISNLVEWIKEDLGTTTDEVQHNLTRIDERILKMETLIDNLLDYAKAGKATLDTQKIDINKLVNNVEELLEFPVGIKLKKDIQLDSIVSAWTPLETVIRNLVSNAIGHHDREEGIILIRSVAENTLCHLTVSDDGPGIPEAAYERIFSLFQTTTSGERQGAGIGLSISRRLTEAHGGKLNVTSNQPQRGVTFHVWWPRFARKEIND
- the asd gene encoding aspartate-semialdehyde dehydrogenase, encoding MTQTLEQTMKKVGLVGWRGMVGSVLLERMQQENDFALIDTTFFTTSQTGQLGPNLAGDAKPLLNASDIGELAKMDIIITCQGGDYTNAVYPALRESGWDGYWIDAASALRMSDDSIIVLDPVNKDVIKQGLDQGVKTFVGGNCTVSLMLLALGGLFEQDLIEWVSPMTYQAASGAGARNMKELIAQMGAIYASVAQQLDNPSSAILEIDKIVSEKMAVNDLPHDQFGVPLAGSLIPWIDVPMPSGQSKEEWKAQVEANKILGSSKQPVPIDGLCVRIGAMRCHSQAMTIKLREDISVERIEEILASHNEWVKVIPNEREISATDLTPVKVTGTLNIPVGRIRKLAMGAKYISAFTVGDQLLWGAAEPLRRMLRIIVG